One window from the genome of Streptomyces cadmiisoli encodes:
- a CDS encoding potassium/proton antiporter, producing the protein MTVHDLNQLLLVCSIVLLVAVAAVRISSRSGLPSLLVYLGIGVAMGQDGVGDIHFDNAELTQVIGYAALVVILAEGGLGTKWKEIKPVMPAATALALAGVAVSVGVTASAAHYLVGLEWRQALIIGAVVSSTDAAAVFSVLRKIPLPSRVTGTLEAESGFNDAPVVILVVSFSTAGPFEHWYVLIGKIALELAIGAAIGLAVGWLGSWGLRHVALPASGLYPIAVVAIAVAAYAAGAMAHGSGFLAVYLASMVMGNARLPHWPATRGFADGLGWIAQIGMFVLLGLLVTPHELGDDIVPALLIGLVLTMVARPLSVVLCLVPFRVPWPEQALMSWAGLRGAVPIILATIPMVNGVEGSRTIFNIVFVLVVVYTLVQGPTLPWLARILHLGDGTGAADLGIESAPLERLRGHLLSVSVPDESKMHGVEVSELRLPAGAAVTLVVREGKSFVPLPTTVLRHGDELLVVATDPVRDAAERRLRAVAHGGKLAGWLGMNGGGSGH; encoded by the coding sequence CTGACTGTCCACGACCTCAACCAGCTCCTGCTCGTCTGCTCGATCGTCCTGCTCGTCGCCGTCGCAGCGGTCCGGATCTCCTCGCGCAGCGGGCTCCCCAGCCTGCTCGTCTACCTGGGCATCGGCGTCGCCATGGGACAGGACGGGGTCGGCGACATCCACTTCGACAACGCCGAACTGACCCAGGTCATCGGATACGCGGCCCTCGTCGTGATCCTGGCCGAGGGCGGACTGGGCACGAAGTGGAAGGAGATCAAGCCGGTCATGCCGGCCGCGACCGCGCTGGCGCTGGCCGGAGTGGCCGTGAGCGTAGGGGTCACGGCGTCGGCCGCGCACTACCTGGTCGGCCTGGAATGGCGGCAGGCCCTCATCATCGGGGCGGTCGTCTCGTCCACCGACGCGGCGGCGGTCTTCTCCGTCCTGCGGAAGATCCCCCTCCCCTCACGCGTGACAGGCACGCTGGAGGCGGAGTCCGGCTTCAACGACGCCCCCGTCGTCATCCTGGTGGTCTCGTTCTCCACCGCCGGTCCGTTCGAGCACTGGTACGTGCTGATCGGCAAGATAGCTCTGGAACTGGCCATCGGCGCCGCCATCGGCCTCGCGGTCGGCTGGCTGGGCTCCTGGGGACTGCGGCACGTCGCCCTGCCGGCGTCCGGCCTCTACCCGATCGCCGTCGTCGCCATCGCGGTCGCCGCCTACGCGGCCGGCGCCATGGCCCACGGCAGCGGCTTCCTCGCCGTCTACCTCGCCTCCATGGTGATGGGCAACGCGCGGCTCCCGCACTGGCCCGCCACCCGCGGGTTCGCCGACGGGCTCGGCTGGATCGCCCAGATCGGCATGTTCGTCCTGCTCGGTCTGCTGGTCACCCCGCACGAACTGGGCGACGACATCGTGCCCGCGCTGCTCATCGGGCTGGTCCTGACCATGGTGGCGCGCCCGCTGAGCGTCGTGCTGTGCCTGGTGCCGTTCCGGGTGCCCTGGCCGGAGCAGGCGCTCATGTCCTGGGCCGGGCTGCGCGGCGCCGTGCCCATCATCCTGGCGACGATCCCCATGGTGAACGGCGTCGAGGGCAGCCGCACGATCTTCAACATCGTCTTCGTCCTGGTCGTCGTCTACACCCTCGTCCAGGGGCCGACGCTGCCCTGGCTCGCCCGGATACTGCACCTCGGCGACGGAACCGGCGCGGCCGACCTCGGCATCGAGTCGGCACCTCTGGAGCGGCTGCGCGGGCACCTGCTCTCGGTCTCCGTCCCGGACGAGTCGAAGATGCACGGCGTCGAGGTCAGCGAGCTGCGGCTGCCGGCCGGGGCCGCGGTCACCCTCGTCGTACGCGAGGGCAAGTCGTTCGTACCGCTGCCCACCACCGTGCTGCGGCACGGGGACGA